One genomic window of Citrobacter sp. Marseille-Q6884 includes the following:
- the feoA gene encoding ferrous iron transporter A, with translation MQFTPDTAWKITGFAREISPAYRQKLLSLGMLPGSSFNVVRVAPLGDPIHIETRRVSLVLRKKDLALLEVEAVSC, from the coding sequence ATGCAATTCACTCCAGACACTGCGTGGAAAATTACCGGTTTTGCTCGTGAAATCAGTCCGGCGTACCGTCAAAAACTCTTGTCGCTCGGCATGTTGCCAGGCTCTTCATTCAATGTAGTGCGCGTCGCACCGTTGGGCGATCCCATCCACATTGAAACACGCCGCGTAAGTCTGGTATTGCGTAAAAAGGATCTGGCGTTATTAGAAGTGGAAGCGGTTTCCTGTTAA
- a CDS encoding Tex family protein, whose protein sequence is MMNDSFCRIIAGEIQARAEQVEAAVRLLDEGNTVPFIARYRKEITGGLDDTQLRNLENRLGYLRELEDRRQAILKSIGEQGKLTDELAKAINGTLSKTELEDLYLPYKPKRRTRGQIAIEAGLEPLADLLWSAPSHDPETEAAKYLNAENGVVDTKAALDGARYILMERFAEDAALLAKVRDYLWKNAHLVSTVVSGKEEEGAKFRDYFDHHEPLSTVPSHRALAMFRGRNEGVLQLSLNADPQFDEPPKESHGEQIIQDHLGLRLNNAPADSWRKGVVSWTWRIKVLMHLETELMGTVRERAEDEAINVFARNLHDLLMAAPAGLRATMGLDPGLRTGVKVAVVDGTGKLVATDTIYPHTGQAAKAAVAVAALCEKHNVELVAIGNGTASRETERFFLDVQKQFPKVTAQKVIVSEAGASVYSASELAAQEFPDLDVSLRGAVSIARRLQDPLAELVKIDPKSIGVGQYQHDVSQTQLARKLDAVVEDCVNAVGVDLNTASVPLLTRVAGMTRMMAQNIVAWRDENGQFQNRQQLLKVSRLGPKAFEQCAGFLRINHGDNPLDASTVHPEAYPIVERILAATEQSLRDLMGNSNELRNLKASDFTDERFGVPTVTDIIKELEKPGRDPRPEFKTAQFADGVETMNDLLPGMILEGAVTNVTNFGAFVDIGVHQDGLVHISSLSNKFVEDPHTVVKAGDIVKVKVLEVDLPRKRIALTMRLDEQPDETNARRSGGGNDRAQGNRPAAAKAAKPRGRDTQPAGNSAMMDALAAAMGKKR, encoded by the coding sequence ATGATGAATGATTCGTTCTGCCGCATTATCGCGGGTGAAATTCAGGCACGCGCCGAACAGGTAGAAGCTGCCGTTCGCCTGCTTGACGAAGGGAACACCGTGCCGTTTATCGCACGTTATCGTAAGGAAATCACCGGCGGTCTGGATGATACGCAGCTGCGTAATCTGGAAAACCGTCTGGGTTATTTACGCGAACTGGAAGACCGCCGTCAGGCCATTCTCAAATCTATCGGCGAGCAAGGCAAACTGACCGACGAACTGGCGAAAGCAATCAACGGCACGTTAAGTAAGACCGAGCTCGAAGACCTCTATCTGCCGTACAAACCGAAGCGCCGTACTCGTGGGCAAATCGCCATTGAGGCGGGGCTTGAGCCGTTGGCTGACCTGCTGTGGTCCGCCCCTTCCCACGACCCGGAAACGGAAGCCGCAAAATATCTGAATGCCGAAAACGGCGTGGTAGACACCAAAGCCGCCCTCGACGGCGCACGCTACATTCTGATGGAGCGTTTTGCGGAAGACGCCGCGCTGCTGGCAAAAGTGCGTGACTACCTGTGGAAAAACGCGCATCTGGTCTCCACCGTGGTGAGCGGGAAAGAAGAAGAAGGCGCGAAATTCCGCGATTACTTCGATCACCACGAACCGCTCTCCACCGTTCCCTCTCACCGTGCGCTGGCGATGTTCCGCGGGCGTAACGAAGGTGTGTTACAGCTTTCGCTGAATGCCGATCCCCAGTTTGACGAGCCCCCCAAAGAGAGCCACGGCGAGCAAATTATCCAGGATCACCTTGGCCTGCGACTGAATAACGCACCGGCGGACAGCTGGCGTAAAGGCGTCGTCAGTTGGACATGGCGCATCAAGGTGCTGATGCACCTCGAAACCGAACTGATGGGCACCGTACGCGAGCGTGCGGAAGATGAGGCGATTAACGTCTTTGCCCGTAACCTGCACGACCTGTTGATGGCGGCTCCAGCAGGGTTACGCGCAACAATGGGTCTCGATCCCGGTCTGCGTACCGGTGTTAAAGTCGCGGTTGTCGATGGCACCGGTAAACTGGTTGCGACTGACACCATCTATCCGCACACCGGTCAGGCTGCCAAAGCCGCCGTTGCCGTTGCAGCTCTGTGTGAAAAACACAACGTTGAGCTGGTCGCGATCGGTAACGGTACCGCGTCCCGCGAGACCGAGCGCTTCTTCCTGGATGTGCAAAAACAGTTCCCGAAAGTTACCGCACAAAAAGTGATCGTCAGCGAAGCCGGGGCATCGGTGTACTCCGCTTCAGAACTGGCGGCACAGGAATTCCCGGATCTCGACGTTTCACTGCGTGGCGCGGTGTCGATCGCCCGCCGTCTGCAGGACCCGCTGGCTGAACTGGTGAAAATCGATCCAAAATCTATCGGTGTGGGCCAGTATCAGCACGATGTCAGCCAGACCCAGCTCGCCCGTAAGCTGGATGCGGTGGTGGAAGACTGCGTAAACGCCGTCGGCGTAGACCTGAATACCGCCTCCGTGCCGCTGTTGACACGCGTTGCAGGCATGACCCGCATGATGGCACAAAACATCGTTGCCTGGCGTGATGAGAACGGTCAGTTCCAGAACCGTCAGCAATTACTGAAAGTCAGCCGTCTGGGACCCAAAGCCTTCGAACAGTGTGCGGGCTTCCTGCGCATCAACCACGGCGATAACCCGCTGGATGCTTCCACCGTTCACCCGGAAGCCTATCCCATTGTGGAACGTATTCTGGCGGCAACCGAACAGTCGCTGCGTGACTTGATGGGCAACAGCAATGAACTGCGCAATCTGAAAGCGTCCGATTTTACCGACGAGCGCTTCGGGGTGCCAACGGTGACCGACATCATCAAAGAGCTGGAAAAACCGGGCCGTGACCCACGTCCTGAGTTCAAAACCGCACAGTTCGCTGATGGCGTGGAAACCATGAACGATCTGCTGCCAGGCATGATTCTGGAAGGCGCGGTCACCAACGTCACCAACTTCGGCGCGTTTGTTGATATCGGCGTTCACCAGGACGGTCTGGTGCATATCTCTTCATTGTCGAATAAATTCGTCGAAGATCCCCACACGGTGGTGAAAGCAGGCGACATTGTGAAGGTGAAAGTGCTGGAAGTGGACCTGCCACGTAAACGTATCGCCCTGACGATGCGTCTGGACGAGCAACCGGATGAAACCAATGCTCGTCGTAGCGGTGGGGGTAATGATCGCGCTCAGGGCAACCGCCCGGCGGCAGCAAAAGCGGCAAAACCACGCGGGCGTGATACTCAACCTGCTGGCAACAGCGCCATGATGGATGCGCTGGCAGCGGCAATGGGTAAAAAACGCTAA